The DNA segment tgaagcctctgtaacctgaagcctctgtaacctgaggtaccactgtacacacaccaataaatcacttttagaaaggggcaagattagatatGGACGCACGAAGCATTTTTATAACAATATCAagacttcttgcagtccactcagctcccctttcttcccacccagggcagTCCTGCCCCCTACTCAtgggagccaactccagggggccctgggtgcttgggcacccacagttCAGCTCTGCCTTTCGCAGCCAGCCGGTGAAGCATCATTTTCTGGGGGAGTGGGgctcgaccaggagggagggaacatgccagtcaggcatgtgtctctgccagggtcctactcgagtgtaggctgaactcctgacatacTGAaatacttcacggaacacaggaacacaaacatcctgtctccgtcacttcccactctgtggagtcaaaacatacatcgTCATGTGAAAGagaacaatcccatgactgcaatcatggagcaggaattctaacagagtcCCCCACAGAAAAGGCTATagagagcaggaagaagaagagatgcCGCCACTGCAATGTGGACATGCGACATCACATGCACATGTCTCAAATAGTGCGTGTGACAAGGAAAATGAGTTGGAATTTTTTTATTGTGCTATGGCACCATGAATTCATATGTCTGATACTAAGTACTATGTGTAAACTCAGTTTTGAGTTTTTCCAGCACTCAAGAAccttattttaaaatagaaaagacAATGGTTAACTGattaatacaaaaatacaattaatACAAAAATACACACTAATAATGTTTATATCAAGGGGTTTTTACAGAAAACTTGAAATACATTGATTATAAAGAGAGGCTTAACAAGAGCATTAATCAATTTTAGCTATAAACAAGTGCCTTTTTATAAAGGGAAACTAAATAGGAAATGTATTTGTATAagaatttctttgttctgataAATTTATTATGCATTTCAGTATTTCAGTTATTATTCTTTTCCAATGAAGACTTATATGACAATGTCttggttttgtttcctttggcTAGAAAAACATTAATGTTTGGCATCCAGTTTTCATCGTATATGCTCTTCTGCTACTGAGTTTTTCCAATAAATGTTACTTTATAAGTGTAGGATGCGATCCTAGACTTTTGTTACAACCAAGTTGCATATTTGCATAATCTAATGGCATACTGATAATTTGTTCTGACTGAATAAACAATTTGTgaagttgcattaaaaaaaaacttagtgCGTGTGGCGTCACACACGCTACTTGCAGCCGTGTGATGCCACCCATGTGAGTTGCGGTGGCAGGCACCCACAATCCCAAGGGCAAGATGGAGCCCCTGCCTGCCCCTTGGAGCCAGCACATCATGCAAGGCTGGGCCTTGGCCGCAGCAacctctcctcctctttgcccATTCTCCAGCAGTTGCTACAAGCTGCCCCAAGGAGGATGCTGGCAGTGGCAGTCCATGGAGAGCAATGGAATCCTCCCtcattgctgccactgctgctgccactgccgcacTCGGAACAAGCGCCAGCTCATCGTCCTCCCTGAGCCTGGTGGCGCCAGCACTGGTGGgggaaagagggacattctgAGATGAAATCAGAAGCCGGGGTGGCTTTTGCTATTCcgggtctgtccctggaaaattgggacactagGAGGGTATTAaattctggtgttatgagagagggagagaaaaacttaaggaacttgctagcgcaagttaggaaggatagtAATAAACAATGTACcctttcctgcctccctgaacattcccacagatactagataggccattggcctgatccagaaggcactttttatgttcttaagacCTTATAAGGCAAGAAGATAAATAAGCCTTTCTTGGTCTTTCTCTTTTTGATATgttaagaaagagataaaagtgtCATAGGAAAActttagtcaaaacaaaaaaaaattccttccagtagcaccttaaagaccaactaagttagttcttggtatgagctttcgtgtgcatgcacacttcttcagatacactggtacTTCAGAtactcagtgtatctgaagaagtgtgcatgcacacgaaagctcataccaagaactaacttagttggtctttaaggtgctaatggaaggacatttttttgttttgactatggcagaccaacacgcctacctatctgtaacagggaAGCTTTAGTAAGTTAAAAGTGATGTTGTGTAGTTTTCTATTACTATTTATGTATTGTTAAAATTGGTTAATTGTAATGAATTGATGTAGCAACTACTGTGGGGTTTTTCCTTTGTTATTGTTGAattctaaataaagtattattcaaaagaaaaaggagaaggagaaggaggaggagacggagaaggagaagaggaagaagaagaggaagaagaagactttAAGTTGCTGTCCATTATAAGCATGTCCTTTATAAACGGAGCATCTTTTCTTGCTTTTAATTTCGGAAAAATTATTTGATGGTGAAGACATGAGGCTGCCTCTTAATGGATCAGCCCATTGCTGCAAATTTCCAACTCTAGCTGGCAGTAGCTTTGTACGATCCAAGGGAGACAAGGGTCTTTTCCATTCCTTGTCACTTGAGAGCCAAGTTTTCGTGAATGTGTTGAAGGGAGATACTTGGGACTTTCTGCAATGCAAGCAGCTGATCTGGCTACCGGACAACTCTGGGCCAGTCCAGAACACAACATGCGGGAATGATATTTTCAACACAGTACTGGACATTGGGTTACATCCTCTGGTGATATATATGATTGTCATTAACTACTAGGATCATTTGCATGAGAGATGATTGTTGTTTTTTCAAGCGCTGGGGACTTTGCTTCAGTATTTGATATGATTCAGGGAAATCTATCATTCGCAGAGGAGATATTATTCAAGAGTTTATGTTAGCCCTGAGTTTAGTTCCACTTCTCCTTGACATCGCTCAGGAACCTTTCAGAAAAACCCATTTGTCCACTGATTTCACGATACAGCTCAGCTTCAGCCCCACTCCTCCCAAGGGAAGGGAGGCAGCAGTTAATATTTATTAACAgcagttaataaataaaaagaaagcctTAATGATACTCCACATCTCCTCCAGTGCATTCAATCCTTGTGGACTAGCAAGATGTTTTAAACTGACAAAACAAAAGAACGTGGAACTTCCCAAGTGTTATGGCAGTGCAGGCGGGGACTGGTGGGAACTGTTTTCCCAACATTTGCAGAATATGTTTGGCAAATTCTGgaacagatgggccattggcctgaggcagcaggcttttcttatgaaaGATATTCAGAACAACATATTTAATTACCAAACCACACCTTAGCAGATAATgtaaacagccttccccaacccagatctcttggactatgactcccaccaAGCCTGGTCAACATGGCCAAATGTGGCTAACAATTATGGGAtgcgtagtccaaaacatctggaaggcactgagTTATGGAAGGCTGAGCTAGAAAGGTTTCATCTCATTGGTGTCTCTCTCTTTTCTAACAGCTACTGATAGCTGACTTTTCTGCTTGTCACCAGGACAAATTTTAATATCTTCAGGCGAGAGCCAATATACTTTAAAACATTTGTGTGGTCAGTTTATTTCACTGCCAAAATGTCTTATCTGTGAAAATGGTACGTGTCTAATCATTCTGGAAATTccttctcattttttatttttttgcagacacACGTCTTAAGCATGAAGGCCAAcatcagtgtggtgtggagagccagtgtggtgtagtggttaagagtggtggactcataatctggtgaaccgggttcgcgtctccgctcctccacttgcagctgctgggtgaccttgggccagtcacacttctctgaagtctctcagccccactcacctcacagagtgtttgttgtgggggaggaagggaaaggagattgttagccgctttgagactccttagggtattgataaagcgggatatcaaatccaaactcttcttcttcttcaaggatgTCCTTGGCCTGTAAAATACCTCCTGACATCTCCACTTAAACAAATATTAAAGTGAAGAGCCTGCACTGGACTCAATCCTCCTAAACCAGAGAAACTCGAGATGACCATAGTCAAGGATGGTTTTAGAGGTCTCCATCATGACACCACTTTTTCACCTGAACTCTACAGAAGGACAGAAAGAAAATTTATAACCATGACACTTTGAAGCATAAACTTTATTGCAAGAAGGGATTTAAAAGGGCACATCAGAGTGACTtgcaatgtggggtggggggtgggggtcagtGTGTCATGAAGAAATAGTCAGAAATCACAAACGCCAAGGAAATTGTGTACAATTGAAACTGAATGTTTTATTAAAACAACTTCAAAATCAAAGTGaggtgtgtattttttttttccttttcatatcACCTTAACAATGAATTTTATACAATACAGTCTTCAGCTCCTGGCATGAAGGGACTGGGAAAGAAAGGAGAGTTTGGAGGTGGAgacagggggaaaggaagaggttTCTCAAGCTAACAGGATGTGAAGGTCTTCCAGAAGAAGTTCTTGCAACCGGCTTTGCGCTCTCTGGGTCCCAGAGCTGGGTTCAAGTTGGCCGATCTCTCCAGCTCCAGCCTCACCTCATCCTGCTCGCCTCCACGGGACAAATCGTCTGATTCCAGGGCCTCGTTGTCTGTCTGGCTTGGTTCTGAGAGCAATTCTGCCAGGAAATACTTGGCCAATTcctttgagaaagagagagagagagagagagagagagagagactgagctcAGTATATATCTTTCTATATGGCATGATTCCTTGCATCTCAGAACCACCAGTAGGTGCAAATGTCTGACTCATACCAGATTTCACAGAACCTCTATTCTCAATAACGATGGGACTCGGAGGTGGAGAAAacctttattttgtttgttgttaaaagGGAATCTTCACGTGAGTCAATACTTGATTACTCCTTTGCAGCTGGTACCATTACAGGTGCCACATTCATTCTGCATTTGTGAGAaatcagcacctacactttggaactccctgcctattaacaGGCACCTGCACAgtattcttttcagcacctgcaaaaaacatttttgtctggacaaacctacccagatatttagacTGCTGATGCATGTGTGAGTCTGTTTTTAGTTCATTTCATTGCCAGTTTTACCTTTTGAATATCTTAAAgtgttgttttaactgatttgatTGATAATTTTTTTGCtgtattctctttgtaaactgctttgaggttttcttttacaatcaattttataaaataaatgaatgcactATATCTTTGTCCTTTTGTCC comes from the Podarcis muralis chromosome 6, rPodMur119.hap1.1, whole genome shotgun sequence genome and includes:
- the SST gene encoding somatostatin — protein: MLTCRLQCALALLVSVALALSTVAAAPSDPRLRQFLQKSLAAAAGKQELAKYFLAELLSEPSQTDNEALESDDLSRGGEQDEVRLELERSANLNPALGPRERKAGCKNFFWKTFTSC